Part of the Halovulum dunhuangense genome, AGGTGGCGCTGCCGTCGTCGGCCTATGAGGCCAAGGGGCTGATGAAGACGGCGATCCGGGACAACAACCCGGTCGTCATCTTCGAGGACAAGCTGATGTACCAGGACAAGGCCCCGGTCCCGGAAGAGGAATACCTGATCCCCTTCGGGCAGGCCAACGTGCTGCGGCAGGGCGCCGACATCACGCTGATCGGCACCTCCTCGATGGTGCAGGTGGCCCTGAAGGCGGCCGTTCTCCTGGAAAAGGACGGGATCGAGGCCGAGGTGATCGACCCGCGCACCATCGTGCCGCTCGACGAGGCGCGGCTGCTGGAAAGCGTGCGGAAGACCAGCCGCGCCATCGTGATCGACGAGGGCCACCAGAGCTACGGCGTCACCGCCGAGATCGCCAGCCGGCTGAACGAGAAGGCGTTCTACCATCTCGACGCGCCGGTGCTGCGCATGGGCGCGATGGACGTGCCGGTGCCCTTCAGCCCGGCGCTGGAGGACCTGACCGTGCCCACCCCCGAGGCGGTGGCCGCGAACGCCCGCAAGCTGTGCGCCGGGGAGCTGATCCATGCCGCATGATGAAACCTCCGGTTCCGGGCCGCATGACGTGACCATGCCCCAGCTCGGCATGGCCCAGGATGCCGGGCGGATCGTGTCCTGGCTGAAGGCGCCGGGCGAGCGGGTGGCGAAGGGCGACGCGCTCTTCGAGGTGGAGACCGACAAGGCGGTGATGGAGGTCGAGGCGACCGCCGACGGCTACCTGACCGGGGTCGCCGCCAAGGCCGGCGAGGATGTCCCCGTGGGCCAGGTGATCGCCCGGATCACCGACAGCGCCGAGGGCGATGGGGGCGACGGGGATGCGGCCGCCGCAGAACCCCCCGCAGAACCCGGGGCCGAACCCGGGGCCGGCACCGCCGACGCCCTGCCCGAGGGGCACCCCGTCACCATGCCCCAGCTTGGCATGGCCCAGGACACGGGCCTGCTGGTCGGCTGGCACAGGCAGCCCGGCGACAGGGTCGCGGCCGAGGACGTGCTCTTCGAGGTCGAGACCGACAAGAGCACCATGGAGGTGGCCGCGGGCCGCGACGGCTGGCTGGCCGCGACCCTGGCCCTGGCCGGCGAGGAGGTGCCCACGGGCCAGCCGGTGGCGATCATCGCGGACGAGAAGCCGGACGCGCCGGTGGCCCGCGCCGTGAAGGACGGCAAAGCGGCCCCGGCCCCGGCTGAGGCTGAGGCTCCGGCTGAGGCGGCCCCGGCGCCCGGTCCGGCGCGCAAACCCGCCGCCGCAGCCAAGGCGTCCCCGGCCGCGTCCGGCGGGCGCATCCTCGCCTCGCCCAAGGCGCGGCGGCTGGCGATGGAACAGGGGCTCGACCTGGCCCGCCTGGCCGAGGCGGGCCATCCCCAGCCCTATCACGCGGCCGATCTGGACGTGCTGCGCGCCCTGCCCGCAGCCGCCCCGGCGCA contains:
- a CDS encoding biotin/lipoyl-containing protein, giving the protein MPHDETSGSGPHDVTMPQLGMAQDAGRIVSWLKAPGERVAKGDALFEVETDKAVMEVEATADGYLTGVAAKAGEDVPVGQVIARITDSAEGDGGDGDAAAAEPPAEPGAEPGAGTADALPEGHPVTMPQLGMAQDTGLLVGWHRQPGDRVAAEDVLFEVETDKSTMEVAAGRDGWLAATLALAGEEVPTGQPVAIIADEKPDAPVARAVKDGKAAPAPAEAEAPAEAAPAPGPARKPAAAAKASPAASGGRILASPKARRLAMEQGLDLARLAEAGHPQPYHAADLDVLRALPAAAPAQAMEAPRRLTAACAADGFADFAAWAAGNRGLKDADAILAGLAGASLGAEGGVTVAVERFGASRAFAVPPGRHLAGVTATDDAPALILRDLRATPLTAVAMGAEAAPVLTVTRDGAGLSITLECAATALDAGAAIRLLTEFAGRMEQPLRHLL
- a CDS encoding alpha-ketoacid dehydrogenase subunit beta gives rise to the protein MREITLSQAVNEALREEMRRDPTVFVLGEDVAEAGTPFKVLSGLVEEFGTARVIDTPISEPGFVGMAVGAAMTGARPVVDLMFGDFIYLVMDQLCNQAAKQHYMSGGKLTVPMVLRTNLGATRRSAAQHSQSLQALVAHIPGLKVALPSSAYEAKGLMKTAIRDNNPVVIFEDKLMYQDKAPVPEEEYLIPFGQANVLRQGADITLIGTSSMVQVALKAAVLLEKDGIEAEVIDPRTIVPLDEARLLESVRKTSRAIVIDEGHQSYGVTAEIASRLNEKAFYHLDAPVLRMGAMDVPVPFSPALEDLTVPTPEAVAANARKLCAGELIHAA